The following are from one region of the Pirellulaceae bacterium genome:
- a CDS encoding Uma2 family endonuclease, with protein MSTVLKGVTLAEYEAHERASEIKSEYYRGEIFAMAGGSANHGLIAANIVRELGNALKDRPCRVFNSDLRVKVEETGLYTYPDVSVVCGPLQYDNDVSQTVTNPILLVEVLSDASESYDRGTKATHYRRILSLQEFVLVSQKSSAVETLVRQAAGAWLLREACRLEEHIRFQSLDLSLALSEIYRGVTFDPDAIMR; from the coding sequence ATGTCTACGGTACTCAAAGGCGTTACGCTGGCCGAGTATGAGGCTCACGAACGAGCGTCCGAGATAAAGAGCGAATACTATCGCGGCGAGATATTCGCCATGGCTGGCGGTTCCGCCAATCACGGTCTGATAGCTGCTAACATCGTGCGCGAGCTGGGCAATGCGCTCAAAGATCGACCGTGTCGGGTTTTTAACAGCGACCTGCGTGTCAAGGTCGAAGAGACGGGCTTGTACACTTATCCAGATGTGTCTGTTGTCTGCGGGCCGTTGCAGTACGACAACGATGTTAGCCAGACGGTGACCAATCCTATCTTGCTGGTCGAAGTTCTGTCGGATGCTAGCGAGTCGTACGATCGCGGCACCAAGGCAACTCATTACCGCCGCATTCTCAGCCTCCAAGAATTTGTACTGGTTTCTCAGAAGAGTTCTGCCGTAGAGACGCTAGTTCGTCAGGCCGCCGGTGCTTGGCTGTTGCGCGAGGCGTGCCGTTTGGAAGAACACATTCGATTCCAGTCGCTCGATCTGTCGCTGGCCCTAAGCGAAATCTATCGCGGCGTGACGTTTGACCCCGACGCTATCATGCGCTAG